Proteins from a genomic interval of Lysobacter arenosi:
- a CDS encoding gluconolaconase, whose protein sequence is MTRSTWLWLAVGLTAAALAATFIFVPTREVAIVPTGPAPTPFAWKARLELLAGDGVTGLREGAALQARFADPYGIVHAADGSVYVTDAGDNNRIRRVARDGSVTTVAGSVEGFADGAGSAAAFNTPSGLAIDEAGNLYVADTGNHAIRKVSPQGIVTTIAGDGSAGFRDGPAAQAQFNGPIGVAVGKDGRVYVADTYNDRIRVIAPDGVVSTLAGGDRPGYQDGLGAQARFDTPTSLAIDAFGRVWVADTRNNAVRRVTPRGDVDTVLLGAPDNPNPVVHRPLSLAIAHDGVVYVAENSRGTVLQYTRDGRWAVITGASQDQRLSRPTGLTIDGDGALYVADAASHRVHRIVPISTDASTPPVLTVGPAADAPLPDTQGRWPLRPQDGWHEVVGTLGEVRGNYQNESRDHLHGGLDIRGDVGQDVLAIADGKVSSPTASWALGKLGEGLELDSIGYIHMRVGRTAQGKPIDPARFHLLLDETGKPERMRVMRGTRFKAGDVLGTINGMAHVHLSVGAQGYERNAIALGFRGYADSYAPRIDRIELFDAAQQPLLQKQDGRVLLSRSLPGVQIVVDAWDQVDRNLPRRRLGLHALGYQWLDAAGQPLPGYEAPRMNIAFDRMPADNDAVKVAYAPGSGITVHGSAITRFQYVVTNTVRDGVLATGQWNPADLAAGDYILRITAKDYMGNAASAGRDLPVRLQ, encoded by the coding sequence ATGACCCGAAGCACCTGGCTGTGGCTGGCCGTTGGCCTGACCGCGGCGGCGCTGGCCGCCACTTTCATTTTCGTGCCGACCCGTGAGGTCGCGATCGTGCCCACCGGGCCGGCGCCGACGCCATTCGCGTGGAAGGCCAGGCTCGAACTGCTCGCCGGTGATGGTGTGACCGGACTGCGCGAGGGCGCCGCGTTGCAGGCCCGCTTCGCCGATCCGTACGGCATCGTCCATGCTGCCGATGGATCGGTTTATGTCACCGACGCCGGCGACAACAACCGCATCCGCAGGGTCGCGCGCGATGGCTCGGTCACCACCGTGGCGGGGTCGGTCGAGGGATTTGCCGATGGCGCAGGTAGCGCGGCCGCGTTCAATACTCCGTCCGGTCTGGCCATCGACGAGGCGGGCAATCTCTACGTTGCCGACACCGGCAACCACGCCATCCGCAAGGTGTCGCCGCAGGGCATCGTGACGACCATTGCGGGCGACGGCAGTGCCGGCTTCCGCGATGGCCCGGCTGCGCAGGCGCAGTTCAACGGGCCCATAGGCGTCGCGGTGGGCAAGGACGGTCGCGTCTATGTCGCCGACACGTACAACGACCGCATTCGCGTGATCGCGCCCGATGGCGTGGTCAGCACATTGGCCGGCGGCGATCGCCCGGGTTACCAGGACGGATTGGGCGCTCAAGCACGTTTCGACACGCCGACCAGCCTTGCGATCGATGCGTTCGGACGGGTCTGGGTCGCCGACACGCGCAACAACGCGGTGCGTCGCGTCACTCCTCGCGGCGATGTCGATACCGTGCTGCTGGGCGCGCCAGACAATCCCAATCCAGTCGTGCATCGCCCACTGAGCCTGGCCATCGCCCACGACGGCGTGGTCTATGTCGCCGAGAACAGCCGCGGCACGGTCTTGCAGTACACCCGTGACGGACGCTGGGCGGTGATCACCGGCGCCAGCCAGGACCAGCGCCTGTCGCGTCCGACCGGGTTGACGATCGATGGCGACGGTGCGCTGTATGTCGCCGATGCCGCCAGCCATCGCGTGCATCGCATCGTGCCCATCTCGACGGATGCGAGCACGCCGCCGGTGCTGACGGTTGGACCCGCCGCCGATGCGCCCTTGCCGGACACGCAGGGACGCTGGCCGCTGCGTCCGCAGGACGGCTGGCATGAAGTCGTCGGCACGCTGGGCGAGGTTCGAGGCAACTACCAGAACGAGAGCCGCGACCATCTGCACGGTGGCCTCGACATTCGCGGTGATGTCGGCCAAGACGTGCTCGCGATCGCCGACGGCAAAGTGTCGAGTCCGACCGCGAGCTGGGCACTGGGCAAGCTTGGCGAAGGACTCGAGCTGGACAGCATCGGCTACATCCACATGCGCGTCGGTCGTACCGCGCAGGGCAAGCCGATCGATCCTGCGCGTTTCCATTTGCTGCTCGACGAAACCGGCAAGCCCGAACGCATGCGCGTGATGCGCGGCACGCGCTTCAAGGCCGGTGACGTGCTGGGCACCATCAACGGCATGGCGCACGTGCACCTGAGCGTGGGCGCCCAGGGCTACGAGCGCAACGCAATCGCCCTCGGGTTCCGCGGTTACGCCGACAGCTACGCGCCGCGCATAGACCGGATCGAACTGTTCGACGCCGCCCAGCAACCGCTGCTGCAGAAGCAGGACGGCCGCGTGCTGCTGTCGCGCTCGCTGCCTGGCGTGCAGATCGTGGTCGATGCCTGGGACCAGGTCGATCGCAACCTGCCGCGCCGCCGCCTTGGCCTGCATGCGCTGGGCTATCAGTGGCTGGATGCGGCGGGGCAACCGTTGCCCGGTTACGAGGCGCCACGCATGAACATCGCCTTCGATCGCATGCCGGCCGACAACGACGCGGTCAAGGTCGCCTATGCGCCCGGCAGCGGCATCACCGTCCACGGCAGCGCGATCACGCGCTTCCAGTACGTGGTGACCAACACCGTTCGCGACGGCGTGCTGGCCACCGGCCAATGGAACCCGGCGGACCTCGCCGCCGGCGACTACATCCTGCGCATCACGGCGAAGGACTACATGGGCAATGCTGCGAGCGCCGGGCGTGACCTTCCCGTGCGACTGCAGTAG
- a CDS encoding FAD binding domain-containing protein: MKAFGYERAKSPAEAAAAVARMPGAKFIAGGTNLLDLMKLEVETPSHLIDVNGLALDKIEKARDGGLRIGALVRNTDLAADARVRRDYGVLSRALLAGASGQLRNKATTAGNLLQRTRCPYFYDTNQPCNKRLPGSGCAALEGFSRQHAVIGASESCIATHPSDMAVAMRALDATVETVRADGSTRSMPLDELYRSPGATPHLEYTLAPGELITAVTLPEPVGGTQIYRKVRDRASYAFALVSVAAIVQRDGTGRVAMGGVAPRPWRVDAADAELPRGAKAVTDRMFAGARTTAQNEFKTLLAQRTLSAVLVEAKG, translated from the coding sequence ATGAAAGCCTTCGGTTACGAGCGTGCCAAGTCTCCCGCCGAGGCGGCGGCCGCCGTCGCGCGGATGCCCGGCGCGAAGTTCATCGCCGGCGGCACCAACCTGCTCGACCTGATGAAGCTGGAAGTCGAAACGCCCAGCCACCTGATCGACGTCAACGGCCTGGCGCTCGACAAGATCGAGAAGGCCCGCGACGGCGGCCTGCGCATCGGTGCGCTGGTGCGCAATACCGACCTGGCCGCCGACGCCCGCGTCCGCCGCGACTACGGCGTGCTCTCGCGCGCGCTGCTGGCTGGCGCGTCCGGCCAACTGCGCAACAAGGCGACCACGGCAGGAAACCTGCTGCAGCGCACGCGTTGCCCGTACTTCTATGACACCAACCAGCCCTGCAACAAACGCCTGCCCGGAAGCGGCTGTGCGGCGCTGGAAGGATTCAGCCGCCAGCACGCGGTGATCGGCGCCAGTGAGTCGTGTATCGCCACCCATCCCAGCGACATGGCCGTGGCGATGCGTGCCCTCGACGCAACGGTGGAGACCGTGCGTGCCGACGGTTCGACGCGCAGCATGCCGCTCGACGAACTTTATCGGTCCCCGGGCGCGACCCCGCACCTGGAGTACACGCTGGCCCCAGGTGAACTGATCACCGCAGTGACGCTGCCCGAACCGGTTGGCGGGACGCAGATCTACCGCAAGGTCCGCGATCGAGCTTCCTACGCGTTTGCTCTCGTGTCGGTGGCAGCGATTGTCCAGCGCGATGGCACGGGACGCGTCGCCATGGGCGGCGTGGCGCCGCGACCGTGGCGGGTGGATGCGGCCGACGCGGAACTGCCGCGCGGTGCCAAGGCCGTAACCGATCGCATGTTCGCCGGCGCGCGCACCACTGCGCAGAACGAATTCAAGACGCTTCTTGCCCAGCGCACATTGAGTGCGGTGCTGGTCGAGGCGAAGGGATGA
- the adhP gene encoding alcohol dehydrogenase AdhP, with protein MDRKMKAAVVRAFGQPLVIEEVPVPRPGPGDVLVKIEACGVCHTDLHAAEGDWPVKPSPPFIPGHEGVGHVVAVGANVSHVKEGDRVGVPWLYSACGCCEHCLGGWETLCEQQQNTGYSVNGGFADYVLANAGYVGHLPKGIGFVEIAPVLCAGVTVYKGLKMTDTQPGDWVVISGIGGLGHMAVQYAKAMGLNVAAVDVDDAKLDLARRLGATVTVNALKTDPAVFLKQELGGAHGALVTAVSPKAFEQALGMLRRRGTMSLVGLPPGSFPLDIFGMVLNGITVRGSIVGTRLDLQESLEFAAQGKVSATVAVDKLENINDVFDRMRKGEIEGRIVLDMAA; from the coding sequence ATGGACCGGAAGATGAAGGCCGCGGTGGTTCGCGCGTTCGGCCAGCCCTTGGTGATCGAGGAGGTGCCCGTGCCGCGGCCCGGTCCCGGCGACGTGCTGGTGAAGATCGAGGCATGCGGCGTGTGTCACACGGACCTGCACGCAGCCGAAGGCGATTGGCCGGTAAAGCCGTCGCCGCCATTCATTCCCGGCCACGAAGGCGTAGGCCATGTGGTGGCGGTCGGCGCCAACGTCAGCCATGTAAAGGAGGGCGATCGCGTCGGCGTCCCGTGGCTGTATTCGGCCTGTGGTTGCTGCGAACACTGCCTCGGTGGCTGGGAGACGCTCTGCGAGCAGCAACAGAACACCGGCTACTCGGTCAATGGCGGTTTCGCTGATTACGTCCTGGCCAATGCCGGTTACGTCGGACATTTGCCGAAGGGCATTGGTTTTGTCGAGATCGCGCCGGTTCTCTGCGCCGGCGTCACCGTCTACAAAGGCCTGAAGATGACCGACACCCAGCCCGGTGACTGGGTGGTGATTTCCGGCATTGGCGGCCTGGGCCACATGGCCGTGCAGTACGCGAAGGCGATGGGCCTGAACGTGGCCGCAGTGGACGTGGACGACGCAAAGCTCGACCTGGCGCGGCGGCTGGGCGCCACCGTCACGGTCAATGCACTCAAGACAGATCCAGCCGTGTTCCTGAAACAGGAGCTCGGCGGCGCGCATGGTGCGCTGGTCACCGCTGTGTCGCCGAAGGCTTTCGAGCAGGCGCTGGGAATGTTGCGTCGACGCGGCACGATGTCGCTGGTGGGCCTGCCGCCGGGAAGCTTCCCGCTGGACATCTTCGGCATGGTGCTGAACGGCATCACGGTGCGCGGCTCGATCGTCGGCACCCGCCTGGACTTGCAGGAATCGCTGGAGTTCGCCGCGCAGGGCAAGGTCTCCGCGACCGTCGCTGTCGACAAACTCGAAAACATCAACGATGTTTTCGACCGCATGCGAAAGGGCGAGATCGAAGGCCGCATCGTTCTCGACATGGCGGCCTGA
- the lspA gene encoding signal peptidase II — MAPVRPNALPWLLLSAAVIVLDQLTKWWVLTSLPEYTAIPVIEGFWNWYRTYNTGAAFSFLSDAGGWQKYVFVVLAVAISGLLGWWLAQTRRSDWKSALPYSLVIGGALGNVIDRLLHGHVVDFIQWHWQDHYWPAFNIADSAIVVGAVGIALFGLLAPKPQPAASK; from the coding sequence ATGGCGCCGGTTCGTCCCAATGCCTTGCCGTGGCTGCTGCTGTCGGCGGCAGTCATCGTGCTCGACCAGCTCACCAAGTGGTGGGTACTGACCTCGCTGCCGGAATACACCGCGATCCCGGTGATCGAAGGCTTCTGGAACTGGTACCGCACCTACAATACCGGCGCGGCGTTCAGCTTCCTGAGCGATGCCGGTGGCTGGCAGAAGTATGTGTTCGTGGTGCTGGCGGTGGCGATCAGCGGCCTGCTTGGCTGGTGGCTGGCGCAGACCCGTCGCAGCGACTGGAAGAGCGCGCTGCCGTATTCGCTGGTGATCGGCGGTGCCCTGGGCAACGTCATCGACCGCCTGCTGCACGGCCACGTCGTCGACTTCATCCAGTGGCACTGGCAGGACCATTACTGGCCGGCGTTCAACATCGCCGATTCGGCCATTGTCGTCGGTGCGGTAGGCATCGCCCTGTTCGGCCTGCTGGCGCCCAAGCCGCAGCCGGCGGCGAGCAAGTAG
- the ispH gene encoding 4-hydroxy-3-methylbut-2-enyl diphosphate reductase has product MDVLLANPRGFCAGVDRAIEIVKRAIETLGAPIYVRHEVVHNRFVVDDLKHRGAIFVEELDEVPDGATVIFSAHGVSKAVREEAQRRDLKVFDATCPLVTKVHLEVARHCRAGRDVVLIGHEGHPEVEGTMGQWKREAGSGRIYLVEDNDDVAALEIDQPQNVAYTTQTTLSVDDTRSVIEALRTKYPAMQGPKNDDICYATQNRQDAVRELAAKCDLVLVVGSINSSNSNRLRELAEREGVAAYLIDGAIEINPAWVEGRKRIGVTAGASAPEVLVRGVIERLRELGAQHVSELDGEPEDMVFALPKELRLQLVD; this is encoded by the coding sequence ATGGATGTCCTGCTAGCCAATCCCCGTGGTTTCTGCGCCGGCGTCGACCGCGCCATCGAGATCGTCAAGCGCGCGATCGAGACGCTCGGCGCGCCGATCTACGTGCGCCATGAAGTCGTGCACAACCGCTTCGTGGTCGACGACCTCAAGCACCGCGGCGCAATCTTCGTCGAGGAACTCGACGAAGTGCCCGACGGCGCCACCGTGATCTTCAGCGCCCACGGCGTATCCAAGGCCGTGCGCGAGGAAGCGCAGCGGCGCGACCTGAAGGTGTTCGACGCGACCTGTCCGCTGGTGACCAAGGTCCACCTCGAAGTGGCCCGGCACTGCCGTGCCGGCCGCGACGTGGTGCTGATCGGCCACGAGGGTCACCCCGAAGTCGAAGGCACGATGGGCCAGTGGAAGCGCGAGGCCGGCTCGGGAAGGATCTACCTGGTCGAGGACAACGACGACGTTGCCGCGCTGGAGATCGACCAGCCGCAGAACGTCGCCTACACGACCCAGACCACGCTGTCGGTGGACGACACCCGCAGCGTGATCGAGGCCCTGCGCACCAAGTACCCGGCCATGCAGGGTCCGAAGAACGACGACATCTGCTACGCCACCCAGAACCGCCAGGACGCCGTGCGCGAACTGGCCGCCAAGTGCGACCTGGTGCTGGTGGTTGGCTCGATCAACAGCTCCAACTCCAACCGCCTGCGCGAGCTGGCCGAGCGCGAGGGCGTCGCGGCCTACCTGATCGACGGCGCGATCGAGATCAACCCGGCCTGGGTCGAGGGCCGCAAGCGCATCGGCGTGACCGCCGGCGCCTCGGCGCCCGAGGTGCTGGTGCGCGGCGTGATCGAGCGTTTGCGCGAACTGGGTGCCCAGCACGTCAGCGAGCTCGATGGCGAGCCTGAGGACATGGTGTTTGCCCTGCCGAAAGAGCTTCGGCTGCAGCTGGTCGATTGA
- the paoC gene encoding aldehyde oxidoreductase molybdenum-binding subunit PaoC: MKFDTPAGTNPIDQLKVIGQPLDRIDGPRKTTGTATYAHEWHDAFPKPAYGYVVGAGIGKGRIASMDLTAAEHAPGVLAIVTAANAGPLVKGDFNTAKLLGGPDIQHYHQAVAVVVAETFEQARAAAQLVRVQYNRGGGAYDLHKAKAGAQVPKEPKPDSAVGDFDGAFAKAPVTIDETYTTPDQSHAMMEPHASIAAWEGDKLTVWTANQMINWGRGDVAKTLGIPRENVRLISPYIGGGFGGKLFVRCDAVLAALGARACGRPVKIALPRPLMANNTTHRPATIQRIRMGATRDGKITAIGHESWSGDLPGGGPENAIQQTRLLYAGANRMTRTRLAVLDLPEGNAMRAPGEAPGLMALEIAMDEMAEKLGLDPVEFRILNDTQVDPEDPKRPFSQRQLNECLRQGAQRFGWSQRPKAPGERRDGRWLVGMGVAAGFRNNLTMKSAARVRLDRTGLVTVETDMTDIGTGTYTIIAQTAAEMMGVPIDRVVVRLGDSSFPVSAGSGGQWGANSSTAGVYAACQKLRQAIATKLGFNAEEATFADGRIQVGGRDIPLAQAGEGGDVVAEDVMEFGDLGKKYQQSTFAAHFAEVGVDIATGESRVRRMLAVCAAGRILNPKQARSQVIGAMTMGIGAALSEELVVDKRLGFFVNHDLAGYEVPVHADVPHQEVIFLDEADPMSSPMKAKGVGELGICGVSAAIANAIHNATGIRVREYPITLDKLLAKLPVLA, translated from the coding sequence ATGAAATTCGATACCCCCGCCGGCACCAATCCCATCGACCAGCTCAAGGTCATCGGCCAGCCGCTCGATCGCATCGACGGACCGCGCAAGACCACGGGCACGGCCACGTACGCGCACGAATGGCATGACGCGTTTCCCAAGCCGGCTTACGGCTACGTGGTCGGCGCCGGTATCGGCAAGGGCCGCATCGCCTCGATGGACCTGACGGCCGCCGAGCACGCGCCCGGCGTGCTTGCGATCGTCACCGCGGCCAACGCGGGGCCGCTGGTCAAGGGCGACTTCAACACCGCCAAGCTGCTCGGTGGCCCCGACATCCAGCACTACCACCAGGCTGTCGCCGTCGTGGTCGCCGAGACGTTCGAACAGGCACGCGCCGCCGCGCAACTCGTTCGCGTGCAGTACAACCGCGGCGGCGGCGCCTACGACCTGCACAAGGCCAAGGCCGGCGCCCAGGTGCCGAAGGAGCCCAAGCCGGACAGCGCGGTCGGTGACTTCGACGGCGCCTTTGCCAAGGCGCCGGTGACCATCGACGAGACTTACACCACGCCCGACCAGTCGCACGCGATGATGGAGCCGCACGCATCGATCGCGGCATGGGAAGGCGACAAGCTGACCGTCTGGACTGCCAACCAGATGATCAACTGGGGACGCGGCGACGTCGCCAAGACGCTGGGCATTCCACGCGAGAACGTGCGCCTGATCTCGCCCTACATCGGCGGCGGATTCGGCGGAAAGTTGTTCGTGCGTTGCGACGCCGTGCTGGCCGCACTGGGCGCGCGCGCCTGCGGGCGACCGGTGAAGATCGCGCTGCCGCGACCGCTGATGGCCAACAACACCACCCATCGGCCGGCCACGATCCAGCGCATCCGGATGGGTGCGACGCGCGATGGCAAGATCACCGCGATCGGGCACGAGAGCTGGTCGGGCGACCTGCCCGGCGGCGGTCCCGAGAACGCGATCCAGCAGACGCGGCTGCTCTATGCCGGTGCGAACCGGATGACGCGCACGCGCCTGGCCGTGCTCGATCTGCCCGAGGGCAATGCCATGCGCGCGCCCGGCGAGGCGCCGGGGTTGATGGCGCTGGAGATCGCGATGGACGAAATGGCCGAAAAGCTCGGCCTGGATCCGGTCGAGTTCCGCATCCTCAACGACACGCAGGTCGATCCGGAGGATCCAAAGCGTCCATTCTCGCAGCGCCAGCTCAATGAATGCCTTCGCCAGGGCGCGCAGCGCTTCGGCTGGAGCCAGCGCCCCAAGGCGCCGGGCGAACGGCGCGACGGACGCTGGCTGGTCGGCATGGGCGTGGCGGCCGGGTTCCGCAACAACCTGACGATGAAATCCGCGGCGCGCGTGCGCCTGGACCGCACCGGCCTGGTCACGGTCGAGACCGACATGACCGACATCGGCACCGGCACCTACACGATCATCGCGCAGACCGCGGCGGAGATGATGGGCGTGCCGATCGATCGCGTGGTGGTCCGGCTTGGTGATTCGTCGTTCCCGGTGTCGGCCGGCTCCGGCGGCCAGTGGGGCGCCAACAGTTCGACTGCCGGTGTCTACGCGGCCTGCCAGAAGCTGCGCCAGGCGATTGCGACGAAGCTGGGCTTCAATGCCGAGGAGGCGACGTTTGCCGATGGCCGCATCCAGGTCGGCGGGCGCGACATCCCGCTGGCCCAGGCGGGCGAGGGCGGGGACGTGGTCGCCGAGGATGTGATGGAGTTCGGTGACCTCGGCAAGAAGTACCAGCAGTCGACATTCGCCGCGCACTTCGCCGAAGTCGGCGTCGACATCGCCACTGGCGAGTCGCGCGTGCGGCGGATGCTGGCCGTATGCGCGGCCGGGCGCATCCTCAATCCGAAGCAGGCCCGCAGCCAGGTGATCGGTGCGATGACGATGGGCATCGGCGCGGCGCTGTCGGAGGAACTGGTCGTCGACAAGCGCCTTGGCTTCTTCGTCAACCACGACCTGGCCGGGTATGAAGTGCCGGTGCATGCCGATGTCCCGCACCAGGAGGTGATCTTCCTCGACGAGGCCGATCCGATGTCCTCGCCGATGAAGGCCAAGGGCGTGGGCGAACTGGGCATTTGCGGTGTCAGCGCCGCGATTGCCAACGCCATCCACAACGCCACCGGCATCCGCGTGCGCGAGTACCCGATCACGCTCGACAAGCTGCTCGCGAAGTTGCCCGTGCTGGCGTAA
- the paoA gene encoding aldehyde dehydrogenase iron-sulfur subunit PaoA, with protein MDSIRNLPITRRDLLKAGVTSASAMALPTLAAEASAVAPPAPPVVHKVKLDVNGKAHELELDTRTTLLDALREHLHLTGTKKGCDHGQCGACTVIVDGRRINACLTLAVMHDGDRITTIEGLGTPDKLHPMQAAFVKHDGYQCGYCTPGQICSAVAMLDEIKDGIPSLVSADLTARPRLGTEEIRERMSGNICRCGAYSNIVDAITDVAGRSA; from the coding sequence GTGGACAGCATCCGCAACCTACCCATCACCCGGCGCGACCTGCTCAAGGCAGGCGTGACCTCGGCCTCGGCCATGGCACTGCCCACGCTCGCGGCTGAGGCCAGTGCGGTGGCGCCCCCGGCGCCGCCCGTGGTGCACAAGGTCAAGCTCGACGTGAACGGCAAGGCGCACGAGCTCGAACTCGATACGCGCACTACCTTGCTCGACGCGCTACGCGAGCACCTGCACCTGACCGGCACGAAGAAGGGTTGCGACCACGGCCAGTGCGGCGCCTGCACCGTCATTGTCGACGGTCGTCGCATCAATGCCTGCCTGACGCTGGCGGTGATGCACGACGGGGACCGCATCACCACGATCGAAGGGCTGGGCACGCCCGACAAGCTCCATCCGATGCAGGCGGCCTTCGTCAAGCACGATGGCTACCAGTGCGGTTACTGCACGCCGGGACAGATCTGTTCGGCCGTGGCGATGCTCGACGAGATCAAGGACGGGATTCCCAGTCTGGTCAGCGCCGACCTGACGGCGCGACCCCGCCTGGGCACCGAGGAGATCCGCGAGCGCATGAGCGGCAACATCTGCCGCTGCGGCGCGTACTCCAACATCGTCGATGCCATCACCGACGTGGCGGGGAGGTCGGCATGA